In the genome of Mercurialis annua linkage group LG8, ddMerAnnu1.2, whole genome shotgun sequence, the window GTAgacataattacaaaaaaacgCCGTCGTCTTTTGTCTATCAAAACGACATAATTTCatgcaaaaaattattatatatgtacaaaataaatagttaataatAGACTACATAAATGTAAAATACCTATCTAAAACTAAATGAAATAAGAACTATTGCATGTACAAAAAGCTTAGAATGAAGCCTTTAATTTCATGATTTTAGACATAGAACATACATGTATTTACTTATGATACTTTATACCCACTCTTGAAACCATacaattaaatgatttcatTGCTGAATTTGTGCTTTATACACAAAATTCTTGGATCCATTATGTATACAAGTGGTAGTTATTCCActagtaatatttattttcttacatTACCCATACAAAAAGTCAATTAAATTTACGAAATTTTTGCAATAGAAGCTTATTATGAATATGTTTTACAGCAAGTTCATGATCTAGTTGATATTCATCACACTCCTCTTACAAGATTGGCTCCTGATTTCTATATGGACTCCAATGTAGCAGGTTTTAACATTCAAACAACATTCCTTTGAAGTGGTGGCAGTTATTGCTCAAGATGCTtctcaagaaaaaaaattaatgattaaatACTTCTACAAATAGAAATGACGCTTTGGGGCATTGTAATTTTCGACAGATACAATCTTATGAGAAATACAAACATACAAAAGTTGAACTATATAAACTGAACCGAAATAATCAAACGACTTGTTTATCTCTATTCGTTCGAAAAAATTATAGATCCTTATAAGTTTTTAGGCTGGTATATGTttttgagaaagaaaaaataaattttaatttgatttgattcaaaTCCAATGCTCAATCCTAATGAGAAATTAGTTCTCATTCTCTAAGCATAATTTcttttatgaaagaaaataaacacATATTTTTCGACATAATGTAATGATatatagagaaaataacaatttaaaggtgaaaacagaaaacaaagcacatttaattaaaattgaaaaatgtaaatattacaCAAAATTAGAGGACAACATTAATCCATGCAAAAGACACAGGgcaaacaaaaataaagttGATTATCCCACATCGAATTGGAAAGGAATTATCCTTCCACAGACAAATATTTTGGAAATCCTAATAAAAAGGCCTCACAATGAATAACTGCAGCTTCCATCATCACTTCTAGCAGTCGGGTCAAAGTTCTTAGCATTCGGGTCGGTACAGCCTTCAGGAACTGGTATATGTACTTGCTGAGCAGCGTTACCTGCATTACAAGAAACCAACAGTCTCTATGTTTAAAATAACTGTAGTTGAGATTGATTCAAAACTATATTGCACGGAAACGAAAAATGCTGAACGGAAAATAACTGGAACGGAAAATAACGAAACACATacgttatttttatatatgtaataGAACATAAACTTAAAGTTTCGGAATAGAGGTGAGCAAATGGTaggtttggttttaaaaaaacccgatttaaacaaaaccgaATTACGTTGTCTCTTTTACTGAATTtaccaaattaaataaaaactttcATATATAAAACTGACCCGGttagataaattattttatatctttAACCAAACTGATCAAATAACTATTTAATTGAATAAACCAAAAGTAGAAAACCAAACCGACCTATTTAACTAAAACCGAATTAgtcaaattattttatctctttaaccgaaccaaccaaattaacaaaaatataaacctaGCTTTGACTAAAAccgaattaatcaaattactatCTCTCTTTAAATGAATTGACTGAATTAacttattaatcaaaatattttaaactaactGAGACCTTTAATCGAATTAACCaaaatagatcagttaattCTGTTAATTAGCTTTAGGCTGAGTTTTCGCTTACTCTTATTTCGGAGTTAAAGGAAGATTTTTCAGAGATGAAAATGTAATGCTCAATaaatttccgtgcaacatagataAAACGTAAGCGAAAAATAATCATGTAATAAGCTAGCATGCAAACCTCCACATCAAGGCCTTTAATAGGATTGAGAGGTCTAACCGTAGAAATTTCCACTATCAATGGCATCTTGGTTGGCTGAACCAAGAGCAGCCTCGTTCAAGTATTTTTCAGCCAATTGGACTCTCTTCACATTATCTTGTTCTTGAACAAGCATGTTTCCATACTCAAGGAGCTTCTCAACGGTAATCTTTGGTTGCTCGAATGTCGGCGGTCCTTCCTTCGAGTTCACAAGGCTTTTTCCAATTTTCTCCACTCCGACTCCCCCGATCCACTTCCTCACCTCATCGTCGTAAACTCTCGCCCTCAACGCACCGAAGAAATCTGCACATGTGCACAAATTTTTTCTTTGATCAATGTTACAAACTCATATACGTTTTATCCTAGTCTAGAAATATAATACTTTATACGACACGAAAACATAAATACTGAAATGGAAAATGTCCGACTACAAACCactatttttcataaaaataagtcctaaatatatagttttgaaattttacaaGCATTTTCAGAAATGGAAACGAAATGCCGAAAcatatgatttaaaaaatttccgTGCGACATAAATACTCCTTTGTTCTCCACAAGAGAATAAAAGTGCATAAACTCTTATAGTGTCGATTGATCacatcaaaattattaaaagaaaaagtattatttttttctcgTACGGGGATTACTATATAACTATCCTAGAAAACTCGAATCTAGCTAGTACTTACCGATGGATTGACCGGGGAAGGTATCAACAACCTTGATAATGCCCTCTTGAGGAACATTATCAGTTTTGAAGATTCCAGTGCACACACCAATTCTGTCATCCCTAGTAGGTGCCCAATAGAATTTCTCCATACGACCATCACGGATAAGAGGAGCATACAATGTAGAGAAATCGTTACCGGTAACGATGATGGGAACACGAGGGTTCTCTTCCTTGTTGTACATACCGGGAAGTTGAACATTGGTCGGGTTATCAGCAATGTTCATGAGTGTAGCATTGACCATCTGGTTGTTGACAGTATATTGTGTAGTTCCTCCCATTCTACCAGCTCCAGCATCGAGATCGTTGATGAATAGGCAGCACATTTTTCCCTTTTTGATAATATCCGCTGCCTCACGGTACCTTTGCCTGATGAGCTTCGCGGGTTCACCAGCGTTTCCACTTTCTAATTCTCCGGCACTCATCATGATTGGGCTGAAATGTACAATACAAATCAAAAGTTAGGTAATCGCGGAGACTTAAGTATCAGTTTGCCTCTTGAACTTGCACACGATAGACAATTAACACCAAAAAAATACGTTTTTGTCAATTAAACCTTTGAATTAATCGATTTGAAAACAGAGGTAGGGAACTAATTGACCAAATACTTAGATTAGTTGATCTAAATTTGaactaattgataaaattaacaaattcaaaagactaatcgataaaaaaatgattttaatgtAAATTGCTCATCGCATATAACTTAAGGCGgcaaattattatttaagtcGAAATGTAGACATGTCTCTCTATTTTCTTCCATATAGTTGATAAGAACATGGAACTCACTTGATTCCCATCTTGGCAAAGACAAGCTCACATTGGAAGGATTTTCCTTGTCCTTTGCCTCCCCAGACACCCAAAATAAGAGGAACCTGAAAAGTTATTGCACAAGATTCAACAGAGTTTTGTAGACTAtttatgtagcacggaaacagaAATACACAAACGATAAATGTCAAAATAGAAAACGGCAAAATAATGgactttaataaaaatagtataaatataTAGTTTTGAAGTTTCATAAATGTTTTCGGATATGTTTCTAGAAACATTAACGAAATGTCAATACATAAATCTCGAAAAGTTTTCATACAACATAGTTCAGAACCAAAAGAGAACTCCGCGTTTGAATCGTACCTTGATGTTAGGCAGGGTCATGAAGTTCTTGGTGATGTGAACAACAAGCTTGTCCATAAAAGCAGGAGCAATGTAGAAACCATCCATGTTGTTGTCCAAGTAACTATAAGAAACATTCATCAAAATCCATATATGTAGTTTATGACGCACGAAAACTTTAAAGAAGCTGTTTCGAAAACATTTAAGTTTTCAAAACTCTTGAAAACTTTTAGCAAACACTTCAAGGCCGTTTtcgtaattataaataattagataTCCGTTTCCTGAAAACCATTCTTATAGAGTTGcctacaaataaaaaaaattactcgcGATATACAAACAAAAACTcttctttttgaaaaattataattagacTTATATTCAAATGCCATATTTCATTCATTACAatggttatttatttttataaaaatattttttttaatatataaaaaaactataatttttatttttaattttttataaatttatttttattatttgtatgtTTCCCTACATTTCTTTCCTATACTTCAGAAAAAGCCGTTTAATAGTTTTCGTCTTTGTTTCCGTCGCAGGTTTTGTTTCCGTTTCTGTTTCAGTTTCCGTATAACATAGTAATAGTTAACAAACATTCCACTTTGAAAATTCGAATTCGAAATAACCACTTACTTGCGTTGACCGGTACTCATGTATTCGTAAGAACTCATGACAGCATAGTGAGTTCCAGCATCTTGGGGAGCTTGGAAGAGAGAGTCAACCATACCCTTTCCTCTGGTGATATCTTGCTGATCATCGGACATGTCGGTGACAAGACCGCCCCATCTGTCTTTAGAAGTTTGTTTTTCCTCATCGGCCTCCGCAACAACCTTAAAGCTGCTTCCTGAAATCTTGGAGAACCTTGCTGAGTTCACTTTCTTCAGGCTGTTGCCGAAGAAAGCTGAAGTTGGGACAGAGGATCCAGCTCCGGAGCCATTCAAGGCCAGCTACATCATCAAATATTCAACTATTTTAGACTCAATAAAACAAACAATTGACTATTTTTAGTTACCATAGCCAGTAAGAGATAAAATGCGGTACGGAGTTATAAAAGGTTACTAacaataactataattttttataaaatggttactaAGTAAGACAGTAAGTCAATagcaaaaataatataatttcgtaattgtattataatttgataactaGTATATAAAAAGGCTATATAGTTCTGTAACTGCAAAAATAACCCTCTGAAACTATACATATATTCTTTTATAATATATCATTTCCTAACATCTAATTAGTTTGAATTCATGTATAAAACATGAGCACGATCTAAATAAGAATATTTCGTATAACACATAAATATAGTCgaattcaaatcaaatccaatttcaatcaatcaatagtCCAATTCAATGAATAAGCATACATTATCAACACATAGTAAAACGTCAAAAAAACTGTTTTCCACACTATCTAAAGAAAACTcgaaactaaaaaaacaaaataaattaaagatttaTAATCAAGAAAATGGCGGGAAGGACGTAAAAGTGTACCGGAGCTCTGTTGACAACTCCGACGGTGGAGATGGTAGCAGCCATAGCTGATGATCAAGCAGagaaaaataacaaaagattttaaagattttaaagAGAATTTTTCTGAAGTGTAGAGTGAAGTGTGTGAGACTTATAGTTATAGCTAAAATATTTTGAGTGAACACAAATTCATTTTTGGGGGATTGGCTTTTAAATTCTTAACGGCCACACAATCAAGATTACTTGATTGACACGTGGCGTGTTTGGAGGTATGCATTTTATGTGGTTTCTTTAGTCTTTACCACTAAAATTATCTGTTCTTCTCATACTGTTATTGCCACACAAAGAATTGTAAGCTAAatagtttttgttttgttgctATGTCTAGAAATTtcttttgtatatatataaaatatataatatatttatatgaaaGAAAATTGGAATATAAATCTCGTCGTAATCAGGACCTTGCTAAATGGATAGATTTTtgatagaaactaataaaattagggataactattaaaaatatatatgatctttatcaaaatttatataatttaattatagtttcTAAATTTTACAATGTTTTATATGACCTTTtaagtttttataatttcattcGAAATGGTCATCTGAAACTGCATGAACTCTAGATAATTTGATCATATGAATGATAATGCatgaaaaattgaatgataatgCATGAAATTTCAGAAAACGATATGTCGTGCATGATGTggcaaaaattaaaactaattcataaattttattattgtaaaaaaattgtttttaatttttatatttagtttaatatgAAATCTCTTTATTATATTATTCTTACCATTAAATTAGATAtgtctaatatatatatatatatatatttaaaattatggaaacaaaaaaagaaaatttaaaacaaaaaggaGATTGAAATGTTTGTGATAAGCAATTGTTTTCAGATTTTTGTCCCTTTTAGTACATTATTAGAGGTGGGTTTTCATTCTGTATTCTGTTCTTACTTGTTTCTTATTGTAACTTTAAGAAGCCagattcataatttttatggttttaatcAAATGGAagctttcataatttttatggttttaatcAAATGGAAGCTTGTGAAAGAGTATTTATTCATACAATGGTTgtgtcatgtcatatttacaacaagtcGATGAGTATTtgcgataaaaaaattaattattgtttatttttttatcattaaaagtTCCACATAACTAACGCACAATTGTTTTGTTACACGAATGACATGTCATAATGATTGGATTGAATAATTCTTTCTTGTGTAGTGATCGGATTGTTATGTTGCCCTCATATTAGATATATTTATTCATGGAGATTCATGgtttaatttcttttcaaaGAGATTTAGAAATGATTaatcaaatatatccaaaaacAATTAATCATATTTAGGGCTTAACACTTCAAAAGAACTTTttacaattttcaattttttttcaattatgttTTTTCTTGAATATTAATAAAAGTGATACGAAATGAATGAAAATAACATATTATGTACACGTTCAAATTAATCactgtaaatttaaaattaattagtcaACAGTTTAGCTATTAATTGATCGATTGATTAATACTATTTATAATAGACATTAATACCTCCGTTAAGTTGGAGCATAAATATTAATCATATGCCTAACTTGTTACAAAAATAGCCAACCGGAATTGCATCCAAAGTTGTTGTAAGGATTTCTATCAACTGTTCTCTGTTCTTAACATATTCTATAGCGATCAAAACTTATTGAATTTTTCCTTGAATAAAGTGACAATTAATCCAAATATGTTTAATCGCTCATAGAACATTGCATTACAAGCAATTTGAAGCGCAACATGATTGTCACACCATAACTTAGCTGGCTTACCATTTCACTAAAAACTGGATGTCCGCATTTTGAGATTACGTATTGTCTTTTGctttttcaaataattaaattacctCCGAAAGAATAACTATATCATATAGCGGATCTTTGATTTTATTCAGATCATATGTAATCAACAAATAAAAAGAGCTTAATTTAGTTATGACCACGATAACATACAAGATTCCACGTCTTGGTGCTCCTTCTAAATAGTAAAACGTATGCTCTGGTGATAACCAGAGATCAATAGTAGTTAAAGATGGCAATGTTTCGAGTAAATTCACTTTCCGACCATATGTCTATATTTTCTTGTGATCTTCAAACAATTCACCATTATTTATAAGCTGTAGAGTATACATTATTGGAGCAATGGTTCATATAGTAAGTCAAACACATACTTCCTCTGACATAAGAATGTCTTCTTGTTTCTAAACTGGTGGCGGCGCGTGACAGTCGCTAACTGCTTATCCACCAACCATATTTCTTAGAGAAGTCGATTGGCGGAAGATGTGGGCGGTGTCGACAACAAATCATCCGTCCATCCTGCCCCTTCGTTTTGTTGCTCCGTATATATCCAATCTAGGTAAAATAAAAATCAGATGATACTTTACAAAAACACACAACCCAGACACTATTTATCCAAAAACACACAAACCTAAAATTGTTTACCTTATTTGGTTACTTTGTTCCGATCTCAGTGCTCAATGCATAAACAGAGGAACCTACACTAGTACCTTCGATTTTACTTTCTAGGTTTTCATAATTACTTCATacattatgaaaataaaaatgaacagAGGGTCAACACGCCCCCTAAACTTATAACACGggatcatctaacccaatttatacttttttgagcaactaaccccaaaactcttcaatttcgga includes:
- the LOC126660135 gene encoding ribulose bisphosphate carboxylase/oxygenase activase 2, chloroplastic-like isoform X1 is translated as MAATISTVGVVNRAPLALNGSGAGSSVPTSAFFGNSLKKVNSARFSKISGSSFKVVAEADEEKQTSKDRWGGLVTDMSDDQQDITRGKGMVDSLFQAPQDAGTHYAVMSSYEYMSTGQRNYLDNNMDGFYIAPAFMDKLVVHITKNFMTLPNIKVPLILGVWGGKGQGKSFQCELVFAKMGINPIMMSAGELESGNAGEPAKLIRQRYREAADIIKKGKMCCLFINDLDAGAGRMGGTTQYTVNNQMVNATLMNIADNPTNVQLPGMYNKEENPRVPIIVTGNDFSTLYAPLIRDGRMEKFYWAPTRDDRIGVCTGIFKTDNVPQEGIIKVVDTFPGQSIDFFGALRARVYDDEVRKWIGGVGVEKIGKSLVNSKEGPPTFEQPKITVEKLLEYGNMLVQEQDNVKRVQLAEKYLNEAALGSANQDAIDSGNFYGNAAQQVHIPVPEGCTDPNAKNFDPTARSDDGSCSYSL
- the LOC126660135 gene encoding ribulose bisphosphate carboxylase/oxygenase activase 2, chloroplastic-like isoform X2: MAATISTVGVVNRAPLALNGSGAGSSVPTSAFFGNSLKKVNSARFSKISGSSFKVVAEADEEKQTSKDRWGGLVTDMSDDQQDITRGKGMVDSLFQAPQDAGTHYAVMSSYEYMSTGQRNYLDNNMDGFYIAPAFMDKLVVHITKNFMTLPNIKVPLILGVWGGKGQGKSFQCELVFAKMGINPIMMSAGELESGNAGEPAKLIRQRYREAADIIKKGKMCCLFINDLDAGAGRMGGTTQYTVNNQMVNATLMNIADNPTNVQLPGMYNKEENPRVPIIVTGNDFSTLYAPLIRDGRMEKFYWAPTRDDRIGVCTGIFKTDNVPQEGIIKVVDTFPGQSIDFFGALRARVYDDEVRKWIGGVGVEKIGKSLVNSKEGPPTFEQPKITVEKLLEYGNMLVQEQDNVKRVQLAEKYLNEAALGSANQDAIDSGNFYG